GCCCCGCGTGTAAGGAACTATACAATAGGTACAAAAGCGATCGCACCCATATATTATAGGGACCCATGCCTTAAAGCTTGAGCACCGTGCCACCGGAAGGCTATCCGTCTCCATTATTTTCTCATCATCCAAAAATAATAATCGTTCTCCCTTTAAAATCCTGGGAAAGGCTTCCTGTAAACGTGGAATAGCAGAAGGTCCCACAACAAGAACCACGAACGGGAATCTCTCTAAGAGCTTTTTTCCTTCCTTCTGAGCCATGCATCCGCAAACAGCAACTAAGGGTCTTCCGTTTTTCCTCCACAACCTATTTATTTTGCCGAGTTTTCCATAAACCTTCTTCTCAGATTTATCCCTCACCACACAAGTGTTTAATACGAGGAAATCACAGTTCTCCTCGCTATTAGCTTCCTCAAGACCAAAATCAAGCAAAACCCCACGTATCCTCTCGCTATCCGCAAGATTCATCTGACAACCATAGGTTCTTATGAAAAAGCTTTTAAAGCCCATCAAGAGATAATTCCCTCACCTTCCATTCTTCGGGAATGCCATTTGCGTTCCATCCCCGTAATTTATAATACTCATCGAGCATCTTGTCAAACGCCTCCTTAGGTAACTTAGCCTTCCTCTCACCTCGTGGAGGAAGAGGAAGCCCTTCCTCAAAGACACGCGGAGGCAAAATATCGTCTTTCCTCTCTATACCAGCTTCCCTAATATTGAATAATCTTACGAGATTCCACACCCTTTCTCCCACTTTAAGATACTCCTCCTCACTAAAACTGATACCTATGGAAAGCCTAAGCGCTTCTATCATATCTTCCACCGAAATGGGGAGAAAATCACAAACTATTAGCGAAAAAGCAACCGCTCTTTCATCCTGAACTTCCTTAACGAAGTCAGCGACCCCCTCCGTAGAAAACCTCCTAAGTCCTCCATCCATCTCAGCTCTAACCGTCCAGGCTCTTTGATGGCATGCTCCCCTATCCGAGGTAGCGTAAGCCAGCGCCATCCCCCATGAAGATCTCGGCTCATATCCCGGAATTTCCAACCCCTTAACATGCATCGCGAAACGCTGGGTCTCCCTGCCAAGCCTCTCTGAAGCCCTCCTAACTCCCTCAGCCAGAAGATCACCTATACCTCTACGATAGGCTATATCCTTTATAAGGCTTAGCTGTCCATCCAGATCCCCAAAGGAAGGAGCCTCACTCAAAAGGCCCTTCTCCGAACATTCCATAGCGAATCCCACTACCACCCCTGTGGATATGGAATCGAGTCCAAACTCGTTGCAGAGATAAATCGCCTCCGCCACCCCTTTAATATTATCAATACCATCATTGCTTCCCAAAAGAGCTATGGACTCGTATTCGACCTTGACATCCCTTCCGTCTTTAACCTTCATAACCTTGCCACATGCTATGGGACAGTTAAAACAGGAAACATCTCTTTTAGCATAATACCTAAGGTTAGTCCCAAGCAGGCCGTAAACCGGCGTTATAAAACCCTGTTTAAAATTATAGGACGGGAGTATGCCGTTTCTACAGACAGGATCGACCCAGTAAGAAGTTCCTATGACCCTTCTTGTATGTATAAAGTCGTTGTCAAGTATGACACGCATCAAGCGGGAGGAAAACCTTCTAAAAGCGTTTTCCTCATAAAGCTTCACCCTTCCGCTTCCCTTAACCGCTATAGCCTTAAGATGTTTGCTACCCATTACAGCCCCTGCCCCACCTCTCCCAGCTATCCCAGCCCTAAAGGGATCAGAATCCTTGTCAAATGAGATGGTCGCAAATCTCACCAAGTTCTCACCAGCAGGA
The genomic region above belongs to Synergistota bacterium and contains:
- a CDS encoding aldehyde ferredoxin oxidoreductase family protein yields the protein MFGRLLEINLSEKSFAERGLSEREIMLFLGGKGMGAYLLYKELKGADPLSEENLLIFLTGPLTGTPFPASGRMVVITKSPLTGLFLDSHAGGRFGPELRKAGYDGLIIRGKADIPVYIWIEDENIEIRDAREIWGLGIEGTVEKIRLFTRSDASVACIGPAGENLVRFATISFDKDSDPFRAGIAGRGGAGAVMGSKHLKAIAVKGSGRVKLYEENAFRRFSSRLMRVILDNDFIHTRRVIGTSYWVDPVCRNGILPSYNFKQGFITPVYGLLGTNLRYYAKRDVSCFNCPIACGKVMKVKDGRDVKVEYESIALLGSNDGIDNIKGVAEAIYLCNEFGLDSISTGVVVGFAMECSEKGLLSEAPSFGDLDGQLSLIKDIAYRRGIGDLLAEGVRRASERLGRETQRFAMHVKGLEIPGYEPRSSWGMALAYATSDRGACHQRAWTVRAEMDGGLRRFSTEGVADFVKEVQDERAVAFSLIVCDFLPISVEDMIEALRLSIGISFSEEEYLKVGERVWNLVRLFNIREAGIERKDDILPPRVFEEGLPLPPRGERKAKLPKEAFDKMLDEYYKLRGWNANGIPEEWKVRELSLDGL